From a single Miscanthus floridulus cultivar M001 chromosome 8, ASM1932011v1, whole genome shotgun sequence genomic region:
- the LOC136475150 gene encoding NAC domain-containing protein 92-like has product MGLRDIELTLPPGFRFYPSDEELVCHYLHGKVANERLAGAGAAMVEVDLHTHEPWELPDVAKLSTNEWYFFSFRDRKYATGLRTNRATKSGYWKATGKDRVIHNPRGAVAGHHRAIVGMRKTLVFYRGRAPNGIKTSWVMHEFRMENPHTPPKEDWVLCRVFYKKKADAMDYAMADSEQDVGMHMPRGGGGDGADPSSYSPPPFPALGSSHFHHHLTPLGDHHGTAAGSGSLNDFPGLALLQQHNGMFDPHVVQPHLHDSVVLAGPAAAAAAPGSRDGGDQCGSGVLMDLGLDEHYTYNSYNSLLQM; this is encoded by the exons ATGGGGCTGAGGGACATCGAGCTGACGCTGCCGCCGGGGTTCCGGTTCTACCCCAGCGACGAGGAGCTGGTGTGCCACTACCTGCACGGCAAGGTGGCCAACGAGCggctcgccggcgccggcgccgccatgGTGGAGGTGGATCTGCACACCCACGAGCCGTGGGAGCTCCCTG ACGTTGCGAAGCTGAGCACGAACGAGTGGTACTTCTTCAGCTTCCGCGACCGCAAGTACGCGACGGGGCTGCGCACCAACCGCGCCACCAAATCCGGCTACTGGAAGGCCACCGGCAAGGACCGCGTCATCCACAACCCCaggggcgccgtcgccggccaccACCGCGCCATCGTCGGCATGCGCAAGACCCTCGTCTTCTACCGCGGCCGCGCCCCCAACGGCATCAAGACCAGCTGGGTGATGCATGAATTCCGGATGGAGAATCCCCACACCCCGCCCAAGGAGGACTGGGTTCTGTGCAGGGTTTTCTACAAGAAGAAGGCCGACGCCATGGACTACGCCATGGCCGACAGCGAGCAAGACGTCGGCATGCATATGcctcgtggcggcggcggcgacggtgctGACCCGAGCAGCTACTCGCCTCCTCCGTTCCCCGCGCTCGGCAGCAGCCACTTCCACCACCATCTGACACCGCTGGGAGACCACCACGGCACGGCCGCTGGCAGCGGCTCCCTCAACGACTTCCCCGGCTTGGCGCTGCTGCAGCAGCACAACGGCATGTTCGACCCCCACGTCGTGCAGCCTCACCTTCACGACAGCGTCGTCCTTGCTGGGCCGGCTGCTGCCGCGGCGGCGCCGGGGTCAAGAGACGGCGGCGACCAGTGTGGCAGCGGCGTGCTCATGGACCTAGGACTCGACGAGCACTACACCTACAACAGCTACAACAGCCTGCTGCAGATGTGA